Proteins co-encoded in one Candidatus Bathyarchaeota archaeon genomic window:
- a CDS encoding 4Fe-4S dicluster domain-containing protein, whose product MPKTLVADSDLCTGCEICANICAYKKFKVINPRRARIAVIRDEPSLHDAPVFCIQCGLCIDSCPTGALSWKDDVVVVDEAKCNGDGKCALVCPYGAIHVDPVTNVAIKCDTCNGNPACVKWCPQGVLSFVDVKDATFYKHRNTARLMSRHGGDLWWGKYKLWMKPWYKR is encoded by the coding sequence TTGCCAAAGACATTAGTAGCTGATAGCGATCTCTGCACAGGATGCGAAATATGCGCGAACATATGCGCTTACAAGAAATTCAAAGTAATAAATCCTAGAAGAGCTAGGATAGCTGTAATCAGGGATGAGCCGTCACTTCATGATGCCCCAGTATTCTGCATTCAATGCGGATTATGCATCGATTCTTGTCCAACTGGCGCCCTATCATGGAAAGATGATGTAGTCGTGGTAGACGAGGCGAAATGTAACGGCGATGGTAAATGTGCACTCGTCTGTCCATACGGCGCCATACACGTTGATCCGGTAACGAATGTTGCAATTAAATGCGATACTTGTAATGGAAATCCGGCATGCGTTAAATGGTGTCCACAAGGCGTTTTAAGTTTCGTCGACGTGAAAGATGCGACATTCTACAAGCATAGAAACACAGCGAGATTGATGAGTCGGCATGGCGGAGACCTCTGGTGGGGCAAATATAAGCTCTGGATGAAACCCTGGTATAAGAGGTGA
- a CDS encoding lipoate--protein ligase family protein, with translation MRLASGKGQMKDQRHWRLLDSSSKDPAMNLAIEEAILRCRLEGKSPDTLRFWRNPPSVIIGCFQIPWEEVNPAICKELGISVFRRASGGGAVYHDYGNLNYSLIIHKSSLEANLDDVEKSYDIFCSGVIEGLRMLGVNAYNRGNSIMIGERKISGSAQHRLYDVILHHGTLMVNVDLHALEHALNLSNVERQLVNLKTALSENVSLSKIKKAIVKGFEKTLNVKFKKGSLSPEEWQAAKMLRSIKYGTSKYIFNRVVETKPRAVDY, from the coding sequence ATGAGACTTGCAAGTGGAAAAGGGCAGATGAAAGATCAACGCCATTGGAGATTGCTCGATTCTAGTTCAAAGGATCCAGCGATGAATTTAGCTATCGAAGAAGCCATTCTTAGATGCCGGCTGGAAGGCAAGAGTCCTGATACCCTTCGTTTTTGGCGAAATCCCCCATCAGTTATAATTGGATGCTTTCAGATTCCCTGGGAGGAAGTTAATCCGGCAATTTGTAAAGAGTTGGGCATAAGCGTCTTCAGAAGGGCTTCTGGAGGCGGAGCCGTCTATCATGATTATGGTAACCTCAATTATTCGTTAATTATTCACAAATCATCCTTAGAAGCCAATTTGGACGATGTTGAAAAGTCTTATGACATTTTTTGCAGTGGAGTGATTGAGGGGCTCAGAATGCTCGGCGTCAATGCATACAATCGAGGAAATAGTATAATGATTGGGGAGAGAAAGATCTCTGGAAGCGCGCAACATCGATTATACGACGTTATACTTCACCATGGAACCCTCATGGTAAACGTAGACTTACATGCGTTAGAACATGCTCTGAACCTTTCTAACGTAGAAAGGCAGCTGGTAAATCTCAAGACTGCACTTTCAGAAAATGTCTCATTGAGCAAAATAAAGAAAGCTATTGTTAAGGGCTTTGAGAAAACGCTTAATGTAAAATTCAAGAAGGGATCCTTGTCCCCAGAGGAATGGCAAGCCGCGAAGATGTTGCGCAGCATAAAATACGGTACATCTAAATACATATTCAATCGCGTTGTGGAAACCAAACCTAGAGCAGTCGACTATTAA
- a CDS encoding ABC transporter permease: MVEFPASKLREQLARSWSITKKDILIYYYQGPVVVFGVLFPLFLFLAFYIGREVALNFLVPGMLSMSLFFTATSVSPVIAPWETRLKTLERLVSAPISISAMILGDVIASFIFGIAVSTVPLLAGFAAGVYVTDPLILSLCIVLASFCFSSFGLMLSSPPSDVPSNVMMFSTFLKFPLVFISGIFVPIEKMGPWGIIIASGSPLTYLTDLLRYSYSGSSYYPVLLDLSVLLAFTALFFLAAVKLHEKTLPRRL; this comes from the coding sequence ATGGTAGAATTTCCAGCCTCCAAACTTCGTGAACAGCTTGCGCGATCTTGGTCTATCACGAAGAAAGACATTCTCATTTATTATTATCAAGGACCGGTGGTTGTTTTTGGGGTTTTATTCCCTCTGTTTTTATTCTTGGCGTTCTACATAGGCAGAGAGGTTGCCCTAAATTTTCTCGTGCCAGGGATGCTCTCGATGTCTCTCTTTTTCACGGCGACTTCAGTCAGCCCTGTGATAGCGCCTTGGGAAACACGATTGAAGACGTTGGAAAGGCTTGTATCAGCTCCTATTTCAATTTCAGCCATGATCTTAGGAGATGTAATTGCGTCCTTCATCTTCGGGATAGCCGTTTCAACCGTTCCCCTCTTGGCAGGGTTTGCAGCTGGAGTTTATGTGACCGATCCTCTAATATTGTCGCTTTGCATCGTACTAGCTTCATTCTGTTTTTCCTCGTTTGGATTAATGCTCTCCTCTCCGCCCAGCGATGTGCCATCGAACGTAATGATGTTCTCAACCTTCCTAAAATTCCCCTTAGTATTTATCAGCGGAATCTTTGTCCCCATAGAGAAGATGGGTCCATGGGGCATAATAATCGCTTCGGGTTCCCCACTGACATATCTCACGGATCTATTAAGGTACTCCTATTCTGGAAGTAGCTACTATCCCGTCTTGCTTGATTTGAGTGTACTTTTGGCATTTACCGCACTATTCTTTTTAGCTGCGGTAAAGCTTCACGAAAAAACATTACCAAGGCGACTCTAA
- a CDS encoding aldehyde ferredoxin oxidoreductase family protein has product MPGGYAGKLLRVDLTKGKFKEEPIEEGFAKNFLGGSGFGIKILYDELAPGIDPMGPENKLMILTGPLTGTLFPCTGRWGAVAKSPVTGVFGDTHSGGMFGPELKFAGFDGLIFEGRAEKPVWLWIDNGKYELRDAKDLWGKDTFTTDRMIKEELGDETVRAIYIGVAGEKLSKLACIIDALYRAAGRAGIGGVMGSKNLKAIAARGELPIEVADPDKFEEACWAAHEHCKAAAISGTGLPTYGTNVLTGVINASGAYPTRNFRDSGTIEGYENITGEALRDTILVKNRACRFCAIRCGRYSAIWSGPYAGIVGEGPEYETVWSFGGQTGVTRLDAIMAAHHLCNQYGLDGIGTGNIIGWAMELYEKGIITKKDTGGIDLRFGNDAAMVEMVKKIAFREGLGDILADGWVDAAKKIGKGSDKLIMGVKGMGLPAYDPRGAFGHGLAYATSTRGGCHLKAYLIAPEIVGYPVKLDPLTAEGKAKVVIDFQHVFAVIDSGDICKFTSFWPETANLEDIAAVLTPLTGWKFTAADLAKIGERIYVLEYCFNAREYHFQGKTVRENDTLPERLLKEGMPVGPAMGKVVPLETMLDEYYKLRGFDVKTGTPKPEKLRELGLDKAAEDMAKILK; this is encoded by the coding sequence ATGCCAGGAGGATATGCTGGAAAACTTCTCCGCGTAGATTTGACTAAAGGAAAGTTCAAAGAAGAACCGATCGAAGAAGGATTTGCGAAAAACTTTTTGGGCGGTAGCGGCTTCGGCATAAAGATTCTTTACGATGAACTTGCACCAGGCATCGATCCAATGGGTCCTGAGAACAAATTAATGATTTTAACAGGTCCGTTGACTGGGACGCTTTTCCCTTGTACTGGAAGATGGGGTGCCGTTGCCAAGTCCCCAGTGACTGGCGTCTTCGGGGACACACATAGCGGCGGCATGTTTGGTCCAGAATTGAAATTCGCTGGCTTTGATGGGCTTATCTTTGAGGGTAGGGCAGAAAAACCGGTTTGGCTGTGGATTGACAACGGAAAATACGAACTTAGAGATGCAAAAGACCTCTGGGGAAAAGATACATTTACCACGGACCGCATGATTAAAGAAGAGCTTGGAGACGAAACGGTGAGGGCTATATACATTGGAGTAGCGGGTGAAAAACTATCTAAATTGGCCTGCATAATTGACGCCCTTTACAGGGCAGCCGGCCGAGCTGGAATAGGTGGCGTCATGGGTAGTAAAAACCTAAAAGCTATTGCCGCAAGAGGAGAACTGCCAATCGAAGTAGCGGATCCCGATAAGTTTGAGGAAGCCTGTTGGGCTGCGCATGAACACTGTAAAGCGGCCGCCATATCAGGAACTGGCTTACCGACCTATGGAACCAATGTTTTAACCGGTGTCATCAATGCGAGTGGAGCTTACCCAACAAGGAACTTTAGAGATTCAGGCACAATCGAAGGCTACGAAAACATAACTGGTGAAGCACTGCGGGATACAATATTAGTTAAGAATAGGGCTTGCCGTTTCTGTGCCATTAGATGTGGAAGATACAGCGCCATATGGTCCGGTCCATATGCCGGAATTGTCGGCGAAGGCCCAGAATACGAAACAGTTTGGTCTTTTGGAGGACAAACGGGAGTAACACGTCTTGATGCAATCATGGCAGCACACCACCTTTGTAACCAATATGGACTAGACGGCATTGGCACTGGCAACATAATTGGTTGGGCGATGGAACTCTACGAGAAGGGAATTATTACTAAAAAAGATACTGGCGGCATCGACCTAAGGTTTGGCAACGATGCAGCCATGGTTGAGATGGTTAAGAAAATCGCGTTCAGAGAAGGCTTGGGTGACATTCTCGCCGATGGTTGGGTAGATGCAGCCAAGAAGATCGGGAAGGGATCCGACAAGCTGATTATGGGCGTTAAAGGCATGGGACTGCCAGCTTATGATCCTCGAGGGGCCTTTGGCCACGGTTTGGCGTATGCCACGTCGACTAGAGGTGGATGCCACTTAAAGGCATACCTAATAGCGCCTGAGATTGTTGGTTACCCGGTGAAGTTAGATCCTCTCACAGCTGAAGGAAAGGCTAAGGTGGTCATCGACTTTCAACATGTATTCGCAGTCATCGATTCAGGAGACATATGCAAATTTACCAGTTTCTGGCCTGAAACCGCAAACTTAGAAGATATTGCGGCAGTACTGACGCCGTTGACAGGTTGGAAGTTCACTGCCGCGGATTTGGCGAAGATCGGCGAGCGGATCTACGTCCTCGAATACTGCTTCAACGCTAGAGAGTACCACTTCCAAGGCAAAACTGTACGTGAAAATGACACATTACCCGAAAGATTGCTGAAAGAAGGGATGCCAGTTGGTCCAGCGATGGGCAAAGTAGTCCCACTTGAAACAATGCTAGATGAATACTATAAGCTCAGAGGATTTGACGTCAAGACTGGAACTCCGAAGCCGGAGAAACTCAGGGAACTCGGGCTTGATAAAGCTGCAGAGGACATGGCAAAGATCCTAAAGTAA
- a CDS encoding MoaD/ThiS family protein — MISVKVKNFGILRTWLGPLITVQLKDNAVVNDLLNELFRKYGGHVKDLLIDSKTGTVFNYIKIFKNGRIIFFGQGVNTPLADGDEIIIIPHPSPLSL, encoded by the coding sequence ATGATTTCAGTTAAAGTTAAGAACTTTGGGATTTTGAGAACTTGGCTGGGTCCTTTGATCACTGTCCAACTAAAGGATAACGCTGTAGTTAACGACCTATTAAATGAACTCTTTAGGAAATATGGTGGGCATGTTAAAGATCTTTTAATCGATTCAAAAACTGGAACAGTGTTCAACTATATTAAAATTTTTAAAAATGGTAGGATTATTTTCTTCGGTCAAGGTGTAAATACTCCGCTGGCAGATGGAGATGAAATCATTATAATTCCGCATCCCTCTCCATTGTCCCTTTGA
- a CDS encoding lipoate--protein ligase family protein — MAKIRWRLLDYSVPNPRMNLAVEEAILKSRSEERSPDTLRLWQNPISILFSDRHYDTKVNLEACKKHGVEIARRLSLRKVLYNDSGSLNFSVITKVEKFKSSQDMINTFTRLYKGIAEGIRGLGVEVKVDPYGERLVVEDKKISDAAPYFFHEILLFSGTIFVNTDLTIVRDILKVEEMLTTLNLELNRSIDVNEVKELLKRAFEKELDVEFEIQGLTEYEQKTAEILYKWKYGTEEWNIEGKASPTPGKTLIEVFVAHPPTSMCNKLIELVKDVTADLQEKVEIKIWRRGLGIPPGETITPGLKKAAKESLLPAIIVNGKLEFDRRIPPRDELRTIILRELETPMPPIPLKTTFIM, encoded by the coding sequence ATGGCGAAAATTAGGTGGCGTTTACTTGATTATAGCGTCCCTAACCCTAGAATGAATTTAGCCGTCGAAGAGGCTATATTAAAAAGTCGAAGTGAAGAGAGAAGTCCGGATACGTTACGTTTATGGCAAAATCCAATCTCAATTTTGTTCTCGGATCGACACTACGACACCAAAGTTAATCTCGAAGCCTGCAAAAAACATGGCGTCGAAATCGCGCGAAGACTTTCCTTAAGGAAGGTACTCTACAATGATTCTGGCAGCTTGAACTTTTCAGTTATTACTAAGGTTGAGAAATTTAAGTCCTCTCAAGATATGATCAATACGTTCACTCGATTATACAAAGGAATTGCTGAAGGAATTCGTGGGCTTGGAGTTGAGGTCAAAGTTGATCCATATGGAGAGCGCCTCGTAGTTGAGGATAAAAAAATTTCTGATGCGGCTCCATACTTTTTCCATGAAATTTTACTATTTAGTGGTACTATTTTTGTCAACACAGATTTAACAATTGTAAGAGATATTCTCAAAGTTGAAGAGATGTTGACTACTCTAAATCTTGAGCTCAACAGATCCATTGATGTTAATGAAGTAAAAGAATTACTTAAGAGGGCGTTCGAGAAGGAGTTAGATGTAGAGTTCGAAATACAGGGGCTTACAGAATACGAGCAAAAAACAGCTGAAATACTCTATAAATGGAAATACGGCACAGAGGAATGGAACATCGAAGGAAAAGCGTCGCCAACACCGGGTAAAACGCTCATAGAAGTTTTTGTCGCTCATCCACCGACATCCATGTGTAACAAGCTCATTGAACTGGTTAAAGATGTAACGGCGGACCTTCAGGAGAAGGTTGAAATTAAGATTTGGAGGCGAGGCTTAGGCATACCTCCGGGTGAAACAATAACCCCCGGGCTTAAAAAAGCTGCGAAAGAATCCTTGCTTCCGGCGATTATAGTGAATGGAAAATTGGAGTTCGACAGGAGAATTCCACCGCGGGATGAATTGAGGACCATTATCTTACGGGAGCTTGAAACTCCGATGCCTCCAATACCATTGAAAACGACTTTTATCATGTAG
- a CDS encoding ATP-binding cassette domain-containing protein gives MENAIEAIDLTKKYGEILAVDHINFAVKNGEIFGFLGPNGAGKTTTVRMLTGIIKPTSGEAYVMGYNIERETLQAKQLIGIVPEMSNAYVDLSAWRNLIFSAELYGIPKHERAPRAEKLLKEFGLFERRNQRAKAFSKGMKQRLVICMALISDPQILFLDEPTSGLDVESTRIIKERLRELNRNGATIFINTHNMEEANELCNKVAIMNRGRIVMIESPQKLRNNIRGLHSVEVLFNKPVDPNVLLKHTGANNAKQVGDKVCLYTEDPDEVISSLSKLAKLSGMKILALNTLTPSLEDVFIRITEGKV, from the coding sequence ATGGAGAATGCGATTGAAGCTATAGACTTGACCAAAAAATACGGCGAGATATTGGCAGTTGACCACATCAACTTCGCGGTGAAGAATGGTGAGATCTTCGGTTTTCTCGGGCCCAACGGCGCTGGCAAGACTACAACGGTACGCATGCTTACCGGGATAATCAAACCAACTAGCGGTGAAGCTTACGTTATGGGCTACAACATTGAAAGGGAGACTCTTCAGGCGAAGCAACTGATTGGAATTGTTCCAGAAATGTCCAATGCATATGTGGATCTCTCAGCTTGGCGTAACCTAATTTTTAGCGCCGAGCTGTACGGGATACCTAAACATGAAAGAGCCCCTAGAGCAGAAAAACTCTTGAAAGAATTCGGACTCTTCGAGAGGAGAAATCAACGTGCCAAGGCATTTTCCAAAGGGATGAAGCAGAGACTTGTCATATGTATGGCATTGATTAGTGACCCACAGATTCTCTTTCTGGACGAACCCACTTCAGGCCTAGATGTAGAGAGCACTCGGATCATCAAGGAGAGGCTTCGAGAACTCAACAGAAATGGAGCTACAATTTTCATTAATACGCATAACATGGAAGAAGCCAATGAGTTATGCAATAAAGTCGCAATAATGAACCGCGGAAGAATCGTCATGATAGAGAGTCCTCAGAAGCTTCGGAATAATATAAGAGGTTTGCACTCTGTAGAAGTACTTTTCAATAAACCTGTTGACCCAAATGTGCTGTTAAAGCATACTGGCGCAAACAATGCTAAACAAGTCGGAGACAAGGTGTGCCTTTACACTGAAGATCCAGATGAAGTAATCTCGTCGTTGTCGAAACTAGCGAAACTTTCTGGAATGAAGATTTTAGCCTTGAATACTCTTACCCCAAGCTTGGAAGATGTCTTCATTAGAATCACTGAAGGTAAGGTGTAA
- a CDS encoding ribbon-helix-helix protein, CopG family, producing MKRFSLSISDELFKALEKALKEEGVKRSHLVAEALSEYLSKRAMYIPTAQKEYPTALWKLKLTAGIGLRSPKLVKERVKGGWIVEEY from the coding sequence ATGAAACGATTTAGTTTGAGCATATCAGATGAATTGTTCAAGGCTCTTGAAAAGGCATTGAAAGAGGAAGGCGTTAAGCGTAGTCATCTCGTCGCGGAAGCACTTAGCGAGTACCTCTCGAAACGGGCAATGTATATTCCCACTGCCCAGAAAGAGTATCCGACCGCATTATGGAAGCTAAAGCTCACAGCTGGTATAGGTCTTAGGTCACCTAAGCTTGTGAAAGAGAGAGTTAAGGGTGGATGGATTGTTGAAGAGTATTAG
- a CDS encoding ArsB/NhaD family transporter — protein MTLTVPQMISLVVFIVTYVGIMSNRIHRTVAAIVGAVIMVALVFPPAESLGLVLHYENWETLGLIFGMFTMVTGLRESGFFRWIGLLVVEKTKYNPIYIFFIFPFLAGFLSMFLDSITVMLFMATLSIEVGALIGLNPVSLIIVEICAANIGGSATMVGDPPNVIVGTTLGYSFMDFVVNTGPAAWVSWVITMIFFYFWYRKGLHKSRIEVRTRLDKNELKFTKPSEAIIDPWLFKVGVVDLGIAVALLTTHHITGLTVAQIGIIVASIILVFGGNPIKKTPEFLEKIDWLTLIFFGCLFIVVGGIEYTGIIEMAAQGIAQMAGNNMSIALGMIIWMSAFLSSVVDNVPFAATMAPLIKDLSMITGLELNPIAWSLSLGTDIGGNGTPIGASANVVGVAVAEKNKYPISWGTYCKVAYPSMIISVAACYAILLLRYVVL, from the coding sequence TTGACATTAACAGTGCCTCAGATGATCTCACTTGTAGTGTTCATCGTTACTTATGTAGGCATAATGTCCAACAGAATCCACAGAACTGTTGCAGCAATAGTTGGGGCAGTTATCATGGTCGCGCTCGTCTTTCCACCCGCGGAGTCCTTAGGTCTTGTATTGCACTATGAGAACTGGGAGACCCTTGGGCTAATCTTTGGAATGTTTACGATGGTAACCGGGCTCAGGGAGAGTGGTTTTTTCAGATGGATAGGCTTGCTCGTCGTCGAGAAGACGAAATATAATCCAATTTACATCTTCTTCATTTTCCCATTCTTAGCCGGGTTTTTATCAATGTTTCTTGACAGTATAACGGTCATGCTCTTCATGGCGACCCTCTCGATAGAGGTTGGGGCCTTAATTGGGCTCAATCCGGTCTCCCTCATTATCGTTGAGATTTGTGCAGCCAATATTGGTGGAAGTGCAACGATGGTTGGAGATCCGCCAAATGTCATCGTTGGAACGACGTTAGGCTATAGCTTCATGGATTTCGTCGTGAATACAGGTCCAGCCGCATGGGTATCATGGGTTATCACAATGATTTTCTTCTATTTTTGGTACAGAAAGGGCCTTCATAAGTCGAGGATAGAGGTAAGGACGCGCCTTGACAAGAACGAACTCAAATTCACAAAGCCTAGCGAAGCCATTATCGATCCTTGGCTCTTCAAGGTTGGTGTGGTTGATCTAGGTATCGCGGTGGCATTGCTCACCACGCATCATATAACAGGATTGACTGTTGCACAGATCGGTATCATTGTCGCAAGCATCATTCTAGTATTTGGTGGAAATCCAATCAAGAAAACCCCAGAGTTTCTCGAGAAGATAGATTGGTTGACTCTCATTTTCTTTGGTTGCCTCTTCATAGTCGTTGGCGGCATAGAGTACACAGGAATCATTGAGATGGCCGCTCAAGGCATAGCACAGATGGCTGGTAACAACATGTCTATTGCTTTGGGCATGATAATATGGATGTCAGCCTTCCTCTCTTCTGTGGTCGATAATGTTCCCTTCGCGGCAACGATGGCACCTCTGATTAAAGATCTTTCGATGATCACGGGTCTCGAATTGAATCCCATAGCGTGGTCCCTCTCCTTAGGAACAGATATTGGTGGCAATGGGACGCCAATAGGTGCATCAGCTAACGTGGTAGGAGTGGCAGTTGCAGAAAAGAACAAATATCCAATTAGTTGGGGGACATACTGCAAAGTTGCGTACCCGTCGATGATCATCTCCGTAGCTGCGTGTTATGCAATCTTGCTTCTAAGATATGTTGTACTCTGA
- the mobB gene encoding molybdopterin-guanine dinucleotide biosynthesis protein B has product MTKIQIIAVLGKKHAGKTNTIEALIRGLTKDGYKVGTVKHIPHSRFTIDVEGKDTWRHAKAGAEIVVSVAPREVAVIEKVDSSKYGLNEIVKNFVGRVEIVILEGFKELVKIDENIPKVIAIKTREEAVEALRDYKPIWAFTGPIKEKPASLEIPYIDIINEPDKLVDLVESRLKALIKIARIEDQLPGFNCGNCGYKTCYELARAIAENKAKLADCNMLKSAGNTLVIKDNNHVLPINPFVQKIIRKAVLAMISTLKGITIKGNEAVIISVKETKTSNPIRLDQG; this is encoded by the coding sequence TTGACCAAAATTCAGATTATTGCAGTTCTTGGAAAAAAACATGCTGGTAAAACCAATACGATTGAAGCTTTAATCCGAGGACTCACCAAAGACGGCTACAAAGTGGGAACGGTAAAGCACATTCCTCACTCCCGGTTCACGATTGACGTGGAAGGAAAGGATACATGGAGGCATGCTAAAGCTGGTGCAGAAATTGTGGTTAGCGTGGCACCAAGGGAGGTCGCCGTTATAGAAAAAGTTGACAGCTCTAAGTATGGCCTGAATGAAATTGTTAAGAACTTCGTGGGAAGGGTTGAAATCGTTATCCTTGAAGGTTTTAAAGAATTAGTTAAAATTGACGAAAATATTCCAAAAGTAATCGCTATCAAAACGAGAGAGGAAGCGGTAGAAGCTCTTAGGGACTATAAACCTATCTGGGCTTTCACGGGACCCATCAAAGAAAAGCCAGCAAGTCTCGAGATACCATATATCGACATCATTAATGAGCCGGACAAACTTGTGGATCTGGTTGAAAGCAGATTAAAGGCTTTAATTAAAATTGCCCGGATTGAGGATCAACTTCCAGGTTTTAATTGCGGAAACTGCGGCTATAAAACCTGTTACGAATTAGCCAGAGCAATAGCTGAAAATAAAGCGAAACTTGCTGACTGTAATATGCTGAAAAGCGCAGGGAATACGTTAGTAATCAAGGATAATAACCATGTTTTACCGATAAATCCATTTGTGCAAAAAATTATTAGAAAGGCTGTTTTAGCCATGATCTCAACGCTAAAAGGAATCACGATTAAAGGAAACGAAGCAGTAATCATATCAGTTAAAGAAACGAAAACCTCTAATCCTATTCGTTTAGATCAAGGATAA
- a CDS encoding MoaD family protein: MVKVKVKAFATVRAFLGSSLEVELKGNPTVYDLLNEIFGKYGEHLREMMINPQTGKLFEYFKILRNGRNIDFLQGLDTPLNNGDEIAIFPPVGGGS, encoded by the coding sequence ATGGTCAAAGTTAAAGTCAAAGCCTTTGCCACAGTAAGAGCATTTTTAGGTTCTTCGCTTGAAGTGGAGTTGAAAGGGAACCCCACAGTTTATGATCTTTTAAATGAGATCTTTGGAAAATATGGTGAGCACCTGCGAGAAATGATGATTAACCCCCAAACTGGTAAACTATTTGAATACTTTAAAATTCTCAGAAATGGAAGGAACATCGACTTTCTACAGGGTTTAGATACGCCATTGAATAATGGAGATGAAATCGCGATATTCCCACCGGTAGGCGGCGGCAGTTGA
- a CDS encoding PadR family transcriptional regulator: MSAQVGARTLSSVREVFECVVFFLIVCKLLPAIRETFIYITLLHTSPINMCKGFRCGHGYPERSWIQFLILRILYEEPMHGYQLLEEIEKRSAGCHRLEPGSLYTILRRMEDRGLLKSKWERIETGPDRRVYKVTNEGAKVLERGLAMMVKRRELMNDLVEFYKKHFERRGGE; this comes from the coding sequence TTGTCTGCTCAAGTTGGAGCGAGGACTTTATCCTCTGTAAGGGAAGTATTTGAATGTGTTGTCTTTTTCTTAATTGTCTGTAAACTATTACCCGCCATAAGAGAAACATTTATATATATAACATTGTTACATACTTCGCCGATTAATATGTGTAAAGGCTTTCGCTGTGGGCATGGCTATCCTGAAAGGAGTTGGATTCAGTTTCTCATCCTCAGGATATTGTATGAAGAGCCTATGCACGGCTACCAGCTTTTAGAGGAGATTGAGAAGAGAAGCGCTGGTTGCCATAGGCTGGAGCCGGGTTCGCTGTATACGATCTTGCGGAGGATGGAGGATAGAGGTTTATTGAAGTCGAAGTGGGAAAGGATCGAGACTGGTCCTGATAGGAGAGTCTATAAGGTCACCAATGAAGGAGCCAAGGTCCTTGAAAGAGGCTTGGCGATGATGGTAAAAAGGAGAGAACTCATGAACGATTTAGTCGAATTTTACAAGAAACACTTCGAAAGGAGGGGAGGTGAGTAG